The window CTTGTAGTAGACTTGGGGAGGAGCAGCAGGAGCCCCTTGGCACAGCTGGCAGAGTATGGGCAGTTCTTGTAAACATTCATggcggcacaagaaaaatcaaagcaaaatggATAGAGAAAAGGAAGGCGAAAGTGCTACCCTGTGACCCCAATTCAGTCCTCGGGCCTCCTCGCTCTGCAGCTCTCCTTCAGGAGCCAGGGGAACGGCCCAGAACACCCTGGAGCTGTTGCAATACCTGGGAGCCATCAggcagtggctgctggaggtctaacccAGAATGGATCCCCCCTTGTGAGGGGCTGAGACAAGGAGACTGGGAGgccgttgctgttctctgacctccctcctcttctctctgtctacaatttatctcattctcaatCTCCAACATCTgagtcagcaaaggctgccctgtgGCTCCTTCAGATGCTGTGGAGGGTctgggagaattgacctgcccctcaACAGTTACTGCCCAGGATGGCCTTGATCTTGAAGACTTCCACTTCCGGACGTCCCAAATGATGAAACCGACCATGGCCACAATCGGCAGAATCAGAAGCAGAAGCCAAAGCCATGAGTTGTTGGGGCCTCCTACAAGAAGAAGGCAGAGAATGAGCCCATGAGGGGAAGCATGGAGCCCATCCCAAGGCGACCTCTCACCTCCCCCCCACCTCTGACAGTGATACCGGGCAGGGCGACAAAGAACGGTCACTGGGGCCAGGAAAGAGCCTTGAACTATAGTccagagacctggattcaaatcttgcttctcttctaataGGACCTTGGGGGGGCTTGGGGTGGCCCTATCACTGGGTCATCTCCTAATGGGACCAGACACCCAAGCCCAGGGAGAAGAGGCCCCAGATGGCCTGGCCACACCCGCTGGGACTTGGACAGCTCCCTCAGAGGCGCAGGTGGGGGGTGTTAACTGGCCAAGTGCCCTGGAAAGAGGGTCTCCCTCTAGGGGCAGAGGAGTCAATGCCAAGTCCCGCCTCTGACACCGGGAACCTGGGCGTGGAGCTTTGGCTCTTGGGGAAACCTCTGGCCTGGATGACTCAGGGGCTTCCTCCAGCTCCAGGGCCTTCCAGGGCACTTGCGGGGGGCTTCCCCCTCATTCAGGTGTAGGGTTAGCTGGGCGCCCTGAGGGCCTTCTTGCTCTGAGGAATTCTTGGACTCAGGGGGTGGCCAAATAGACGGAGGCGGGGGGCTCTGCCCAGCCCAGGGGAGCCCTGAGGCCAGACACACTCCGGACCTCTGCCCGACCGCCCCCAGGGCCCCACGGGGACACCGGGCCCCTTCTGACAGGAGTGTGCTGCT of the Sarcophilus harrisii chromosome 6, mSarHar1.11, whole genome shotgun sequence genome contains:
- the LOC100930298 gene encoding tumor necrosis factor receptor superfamily member 6, whose translation is MVIPCHRESDTRCRCKARDYCEGQNCTTCRPCRTRCPEGEELLQGCTNTSDIVCGIPTTGGPNNSWLWLLLLILPIVAMVGFIIWDVRKWKSSRSRPSWAVTVEGQVNSPRPSTASEGATGQPLLTQMLEIENEINCRQREEEGGQRTATASQSPCLSPSQGGIHSGLDLQQPLPDGSQVLQQLQGVLGRSPGS